The following are from one region of the Elusimicrobiota bacterium genome:
- the purD gene encoding phosphoribosylamine--glycine ligase — protein sequence MNVLILGAGGREHAIAWALRKSPRLTRLYAAPGSPGMAPLAEQTGIDALDLPRIVSFCRERAVGLVVIGPEAPLAAGAADALAAEGVRVFGPTRAAAQLESSKSFAKFFMKRHGIPTARFAVCTGHEEALASLPSFGPRVVVKADGLAAGKGVSVCREPGEAERALREAMLDKTYGAAGATVVLEELLEGREVTLMAVCDGERFALLPSSQDHKRLREGDAGPNTGGMGAIAPAPAATPELIERVRREVFEKVLSGLKADGTVFRGVLYAGLMLTREGPKVLEFNTRFGDPETQAVLPLLEDDLLDLLEAAADGRLGAAPLRQRPGACVCVVLAAQGYPEAPVAGAAVTGPIAPPAEEAELLVFHAGTVREGPLWRVKGGRVLGVTALGPDLDAARERAYAAVDRIRFAGMQFRRDIGASSTECAC from the coding sequence ATGAACGTGCTGATCCTGGGCGCCGGCGGCCGGGAGCATGCGATCGCCTGGGCGCTGAGGAAGAGCCCCCGCCTGACGCGGCTCTACGCGGCGCCCGGCTCCCCCGGGATGGCGCCGCTGGCCGAGCAGACCGGCATCGACGCGCTCGACCTCCCCCGCATCGTCTCCTTCTGCCGCGAGCGCGCCGTCGGGCTCGTCGTCATCGGGCCCGAGGCCCCGCTCGCCGCCGGCGCGGCCGACGCGCTCGCCGCCGAGGGCGTGCGCGTCTTCGGACCGACCCGGGCCGCGGCCCAGCTCGAGTCCTCGAAGTCCTTCGCCAAGTTCTTCATGAAGCGCCACGGCATACCCACCGCCCGCTTCGCCGTCTGCACCGGGCATGAGGAGGCGCTCGCTTCCCTTCCTTCCTTCGGCCCGCGCGTCGTCGTGAAGGCCGACGGTCTCGCCGCCGGCAAGGGCGTGAGCGTCTGCCGCGAGCCGGGCGAGGCCGAACGCGCGCTGCGCGAGGCCATGCTCGACAAGACCTACGGGGCGGCCGGCGCGACGGTCGTCCTCGAGGAGCTCCTGGAGGGCCGCGAGGTCACGCTCATGGCCGTCTGCGACGGGGAGCGCTTCGCCCTGCTCCCCTCGAGCCAGGACCACAAGCGCCTGCGCGAAGGCGACGCGGGGCCGAACACCGGCGGCATGGGCGCCATCGCCCCCGCTCCCGCCGCGACCCCCGAGCTCATCGAGCGCGTCCGCCGCGAGGTCTTCGAGAAGGTCCTCTCGGGGCTCAAAGCCGACGGTACCGTCTTCCGCGGAGTCCTCTACGCCGGTCTCATGCTCACCCGCGAGGGCCCGAAGGTCCTCGAGTTCAACACCCGCTTCGGCGACCCCGAGACGCAGGCGGTCCTCCCCCTGCTCGAGGACGACCTCCTCGACCTTCTGGAGGCGGCCGCCGACGGCCGCCTGGGCGCGGCGCCCCTGCGCCAGCGGCCCGGCGCCTGCGTCTGCGTCGTGCTCGCGGCGCAGGGCTATCCGGAAGCGCCCGTCGCCGGCGCGGCCGTCACCGGGCCGATCGCTCCTCCCGCCGAGGAGGCGGAGCTCCTGGTCTTCCACGCGGGGACGGTCCGCGAGGGCCCCCTCTGGAGGGTGAAGGGCGGCCGGGTCCTCGGCGTCACCGCCCTCGGCCCCGACCTCGACGCCGCGCGCGAACGCGCCTACGCCGCCGTCGACCGCATCCGCTTCGCCGGGATGCAGTTCCGCCGGGACATCGGGGCGTCCTCCACCGAATGCGCCTGCTGA
- the purF gene encoding amidophosphoribosyltransferase: protein MCGIVGISGDRDAVRNAVLALYALQHRGQEAAGVVADDGTRLQARHGLGLVADALGPAALEGLSGTCAVGHVRYATAGERSLRNAQPLLFDHHRGPLAIAHNGTLTNAMGLRRELGKRGAIFRTDTDSEVVVHLIARERGDLERAAVRALRQVQGAYSLLLLAPGKLIAVRDPRGFRPLVLGRLGRAYVVASETTALRQLEAKIVREVEPGEMLVLEGKRLRSSFPFPEPPHRSCCVFEQVYFARPDSRVFNLSVQSTRRAFGRELAKEMFGVEADIVVPVPDSGVPSAIGFAEESGIPFELGFTRSHYIGRTFIQPSQSQRNTSVSLKLIPVREVLGGRRVVLVDDSIVRGTTSRIICRMLREAGVRKIHMALSSPPVVSPCFYGIDTPRRRELIASRRGSDSIRRFLGVDSLHYLSLEGLRSVVHRDQGLGARDFCTSCFTGRYPTPIPDFREALK from the coding sequence ATGTGCGGAATAGTCGGCATCTCCGGCGACCGTGACGCCGTCCGCAACGCCGTCCTGGCCCTCTACGCGCTCCAGCATCGAGGCCAGGAGGCGGCCGGCGTCGTCGCCGACGACGGGACCCGCCTGCAGGCCCGCCACGGCCTCGGCCTCGTCGCCGACGCGCTCGGCCCGGCGGCTCTCGAGGGCCTGAGCGGCACCTGCGCCGTCGGCCACGTCCGCTACGCGACCGCCGGCGAGCGCAGCCTGCGCAACGCGCAGCCCCTCCTCTTCGACCACCACCGCGGCCCGCTGGCCATCGCCCACAACGGCACCCTCACCAACGCCATGGGCCTGCGCCGCGAGCTCGGCAAACGCGGAGCCATCTTCCGCACCGACACCGACAGCGAAGTCGTCGTCCACCTCATCGCGCGCGAGCGCGGAGACCTCGAGCGCGCCGCGGTCCGGGCCCTGCGCCAGGTCCAGGGCGCCTACTCCCTGCTCCTGCTCGCGCCGGGCAAGCTCATCGCCGTGCGCGACCCGCGCGGCTTCCGCCCCCTCGTGCTCGGGCGCCTGGGCCGCGCCTACGTCGTCGCCTCCGAGACCACGGCCCTGCGCCAGCTCGAGGCGAAGATCGTGCGCGAGGTCGAGCCGGGCGAGATGCTGGTCCTCGAGGGCAAGCGCCTGCGCTCGAGCTTCCCCTTCCCGGAGCCCCCGCACCGCTCCTGCTGCGTCTTCGAACAGGTCTACTTCGCCCGCCCCGACTCCCGCGTCTTCAACCTCAGCGTCCAGAGCACGCGCCGCGCCTTCGGCCGCGAGCTGGCCAAGGAGATGTTCGGCGTCGAGGCGGACATCGTCGTCCCGGTCCCGGACTCGGGCGTCCCTTCCGCCATCGGCTTCGCCGAGGAGTCGGGGATCCCCTTCGAGCTCGGATTCACGCGCAGCCACTATATCGGGCGGACCTTCATCCAGCCCTCGCAGAGCCAGCGCAACACCTCGGTGAGTCTGAAGCTCATCCCCGTGCGCGAGGTGCTCGGAGGCCGCCGCGTCGTCCTCGTCGACGACTCGATCGTGCGCGGGACCACCTCGCGCATCATCTGCCGGATGCTCCGCGAGGCCGGCGTGCGGAAGATCCACATGGCCCTCTCCTCGCCGCCGGTGGTCTCCCCCTGCTTCTACGGCATCGACACGCCGCGCCGCCGTGAGCTCATCGCCTCGCGCCGCGGCTCCGACTCCATCCGCCGCTTCCTCGGCGTGGACTCGCTCCACTACCTCAGTCTCGAGGGCCTGCGCAGCGTCGTCCACCGGGACCAGGGGCTCGGCGCCCGCGATTTCTGCACCTCCTGCTTCACCGGCCGCTACCCGACCCCCATCCCCGACTTCCGCGAGGCGCTGAAATGA
- the purQ gene encoding phosphoribosylformylglycinamidine synthase I, giving the protein MKAPKALVLRAAGTNCDVETALALKMVGAQPVVEHVRGLRGGKVRLMDHAMVVLPGGFTYGDDVGAGRILANELRAHLRELRGFIRSGRPVIGICNGFQVLVKAGLLPQTPNNEQTASLSFNESHRFETRWVRLRLNLQSSSFFVQGLPEIIELPVAHGEGRFVVKSPKVLEHLKKTRAILMQYVNEEGKFSGYPYNPNGSLFNIAALTNPEGNCLGLMPHPERFITKWHHPNWTRQTFCKDGVGLEIFRNAVKYVSS; this is encoded by the coding sequence ATGAAGGCTCCCAAGGCCCTGGTCCTGCGCGCCGCCGGAACGAACTGCGACGTCGAGACCGCGCTGGCGCTGAAGATGGTCGGCGCCCAGCCCGTCGTCGAGCACGTCCGAGGCCTGCGCGGCGGCAAGGTCCGCCTCATGGACCATGCGATGGTCGTCCTGCCCGGAGGCTTCACCTACGGCGACGACGTCGGCGCCGGCCGGATCCTGGCCAACGAGCTGCGCGCGCACCTGCGCGAGCTGCGCGGCTTCATCCGCAGCGGCCGTCCCGTCATCGGCATCTGCAACGGCTTCCAGGTCCTCGTGAAGGCGGGCCTGCTGCCGCAGACCCCGAACAACGAGCAGACCGCCTCGCTGAGCTTCAACGAGTCCCACCGCTTCGAGACGCGCTGGGTCCGCCTGCGCCTGAACCTACAGAGCTCCTCCTTCTTCGTGCAGGGCCTGCCCGAGATCATCGAGCTGCCCGTCGCCCACGGGGAAGGCCGCTTCGTCGTGAAGTCGCCGAAGGTCCTCGAGCACCTGAAGAAGACGCGCGCCATCCTCATGCAGTACGTCAATGAGGAAGGCAAGTTCTCCGGCTATCCGTACAACCCGAACGGGTCGCTCTTCAACATCGCGGCCCTGACGAACCCGGAAGGCAACTGCCTCGGTCTGATGCCGCACCCCGAGCGCTTCATCACGAAGTGGCATCATCCGAACTGGACGCGCCAGACCTTCTGCAAGGACGGCGTCGGGCTCGAGATCTTCCGCAACGCCGTGAAGTACGTCTCGTCCTGA
- the purL gene encoding phosphoribosylformylglycinamidine synthase subunit PurL has protein sequence MSTAPPPAETRPSWLDAAPKALMELNVRCGWSLSAPELAAIQAHFRRLRREPTRAEVETLAQTWSEHCKHKTFTSPVRLKDGKSTRLLKNPLAETVMAATRRLKKPWCLSVFEDNAGVVEFDKRWALAVKVETHNHPCALEPYGGAETGVGGVIRDVLGVGLGAKPVLNTDVFCFCSPERAGELPDEVLHPRRGLTSVVAGVRDYGNRMGIPTPSGGLYFDDGYLRNPLVFVGTVGLMPRDAVHSRIEPGDLVVAAGGRTGRDGLHGATFSSTALDASTDSSAVQIGHAIMEKRLLDGLLRARDARLYRALTDCGAGGFSSAVGEMAARVAGKGGARIDLSKALLKVADLAPWEIWLSEAQERMVLAVPPKNLKALQELFAAEDVETCVLGTFTSTGRLEVSHGEERLADLDLEFLHHGLPRSEQEAVWEPPKTEHSPRPRIESSRFPELLHRALSHPNVCSREWIIRQYDHEVQAGTVIKPLQGVHHDGPGDACVIWPLAVTGAPEEHRGFAVANGLNPALGKSDPYAMALACADEALAGLACVGADVSRAALLDNFCWGDPGDPRQLGGLMRAAEGCRDAALGFETPFISGKDSLHNVYRDAKGRAHSIPGTLLVTALAPVPDIRKAVTMDIKGPRNALYLIGRTGSEFGGSLYAEFLEAAGPIPHVDLRASRDAYRRLGKAAMKGLVLSAHDPREGGLATAAAEMGFSGEFGLELDLDRMPRAKDADEALLLFAEAPGRVLVEVDPAVEKEFLKAMKGTVLARIGSTLANPVLRVIGLDGRIRMEEGLQDLKASWQKTLPALLLAGPMVRNGGGRTQ, from the coding sequence GTGAGCACCGCTCCCCCGCCCGCCGAGACCCGCCCCTCCTGGCTCGATGCCGCGCCGAAGGCGCTCATGGAGCTCAACGTCCGCTGCGGCTGGTCGCTGAGCGCCCCCGAACTCGCCGCCATCCAGGCCCATTTCCGCCGCCTGCGCCGCGAGCCGACCCGCGCCGAGGTCGAGACCCTCGCCCAGACCTGGTCCGAGCACTGCAAGCACAAGACTTTCACGAGCCCGGTCCGCCTCAAGGACGGGAAGTCGACGCGCCTGCTCAAGAACCCCCTGGCCGAGACCGTGATGGCTGCGACGCGCCGGCTCAAGAAGCCCTGGTGCCTCTCCGTCTTCGAGGACAACGCCGGGGTCGTCGAGTTCGACAAGCGCTGGGCGCTCGCCGTCAAGGTCGAGACCCACAACCACCCCTGCGCGCTCGAGCCCTACGGCGGCGCCGAGACCGGCGTCGGCGGAGTCATCCGCGACGTCCTCGGCGTGGGCCTCGGCGCCAAGCCGGTGCTCAACACCGACGTCTTCTGCTTCTGCTCGCCCGAGCGCGCCGGAGAGCTGCCCGACGAGGTGCTCCACCCCCGCCGGGGCCTCACCTCGGTCGTGGCCGGGGTGCGCGACTACGGGAACCGCATGGGCATCCCGACCCCTTCGGGAGGCCTGTACTTCGACGACGGCTACCTGCGCAACCCTCTCGTCTTCGTCGGCACCGTCGGCCTCATGCCGCGCGACGCCGTCCATTCGCGCATCGAGCCCGGAGACCTCGTGGTCGCCGCCGGCGGCCGCACGGGCCGCGACGGCCTGCACGGGGCGACCTTCTCCTCGACGGCCCTCGACGCCTCGACCGACTCCTCGGCCGTGCAGATCGGCCACGCCATCATGGAGAAGCGCCTGCTCGACGGCCTGCTGCGCGCCCGCGACGCCCGGCTCTACCGCGCGCTCACCGACTGCGGCGCCGGCGGGTTCTCTTCCGCGGTCGGCGAGATGGCCGCGCGCGTCGCCGGCAAGGGCGGCGCCCGCATCGACCTCTCCAAGGCCCTGCTCAAGGTGGCCGACCTCGCTCCCTGGGAGATCTGGCTCTCCGAGGCCCAGGAGCGCATGGTGCTCGCCGTGCCGCCGAAGAACCTCAAGGCCCTGCAGGAGCTCTTCGCCGCCGAGGACGTCGAGACCTGCGTGCTCGGGACCTTCACCTCCACCGGCCGCCTCGAAGTCTCCCATGGAGAAGAGCGTCTCGCCGACCTCGACCTCGAGTTCCTCCACCACGGCCTGCCCCGCTCGGAGCAGGAAGCGGTCTGGGAGCCGCCGAAGACCGAGCACTCCCCGCGCCCGCGCATCGAGAGCTCCCGCTTCCCGGAGCTCCTGCACCGCGCGCTCTCGCACCCCAACGTCTGCAGCCGCGAGTGGATCATCCGGCAGTACGACCACGAGGTCCAGGCCGGCACGGTGATCAAGCCTCTGCAGGGCGTGCACCACGACGGCCCGGGCGACGCCTGCGTCATCTGGCCGCTCGCCGTCACCGGCGCGCCCGAGGAACACCGCGGCTTCGCCGTGGCCAACGGCCTCAACCCCGCGCTCGGGAAGAGCGACCCCTACGCGATGGCGCTCGCCTGCGCCGACGAGGCGCTCGCGGGACTCGCCTGCGTCGGCGCCGACGTGTCGCGCGCCGCGCTGCTCGACAACTTCTGCTGGGGCGACCCCGGCGACCCGCGACAGCTCGGCGGGCTCATGCGCGCCGCCGAGGGCTGCCGCGACGCGGCGCTCGGCTTCGAGACGCCCTTCATCTCCGGCAAGGACTCGCTGCACAACGTCTACCGCGACGCGAAGGGCCGCGCGCACTCCATCCCCGGCACGCTCCTCGTCACGGCGCTCGCGCCGGTCCCCGACATCCGCAAGGCCGTGACGATGGACATCAAGGGGCCGCGCAACGCGCTCTACCTCATCGGCCGCACGGGCTCCGAGTTCGGCGGCTCGCTCTACGCCGAGTTCCTCGAGGCCGCCGGTCCCATCCCTCACGTGGACCTGCGCGCCTCGCGCGACGCCTACCGCCGGCTCGGCAAGGCCGCGATGAAGGGCCTCGTCCTCTCCGCGCACGACCCGCGCGAAGGCGGCCTGGCGACCGCGGCCGCCGAGATGGGCTTCTCCGGAGAGTTCGGCCTCGAGCTCGACCTCGACCGCATGCCGCGCGCCAAGGACGCCGACGAGGCGCTGCTCCTCTTCGCCGAGGCCCCGGGCCGCGTCCTCGTCGAGGTCGACCCGGCCGTCGAGAAGGAGTTCCTCAAAGCCATGAAGGGCACGGTCCTCGCGCGCATCGGTTCGACGCTCGCCAACCCCGTGCTGCGCGTCATCGGCCTCGATGGACGCATCCGCATGGAGGAGGGCCTCCAGGACCTGAAGGCCTCCTGGCAGAAGACCCTGCCCGCCCTGCTGCTCGCCGGTCCCATGGTCCGCAACGGAGGAGGTCGCACGCAATGA
- a CDS encoding phosphoribosylformylglycinamidine synthase subunit PurS, translating into MKPLNETLAAPSTRPPHSAPSLPTYVVEVAPKLGVGDSPGQSVLVQLPALGITGAREVRVTSLYEISGKLSSSQIQLIGKGLLCDPITQDFRTDSSASTTAFLIGPHWRVEVWLKPQVTDPVGESVRKAVVDLGLPEPARVRTGVAYQILGRVHPGQMERIVNKLLANPLIHRTKVEQL; encoded by the coding sequence ATGAAGCCCCTCAATGAGACCCTCGCCGCTCCCTCGACGCGGCCGCCGCACTCCGCCCCGTCCCTGCCGACCTACGTCGTGGAGGTCGCGCCCAAGCTCGGCGTCGGGGACTCCCCCGGACAGTCCGTGCTGGTCCAGCTCCCGGCGCTCGGCATCACCGGCGCGCGCGAGGTCCGGGTGACCTCGCTCTACGAGATCTCCGGCAAGCTCTCGTCCTCTCAGATCCAGCTCATCGGCAAGGGGCTCCTCTGCGACCCCATCACCCAGGATTTCCGCACCGATTCCTCGGCCTCGACGACGGCCTTCCTCATCGGCCCCCACTGGCGCGTCGAGGTCTGGCTCAAGCCGCAGGTCACCGACCCGGTGGGCGAGAGCGTGCGCAAGGCGGTCGTCGACCTCGGCCTGCCCGAGCCGGCCCGCGTGCGCACCGGCGTCGCCTACCAGATCCTCGGCCGCGTGCATCCCGGACAGATGGAGCGCATCGTGAACAAGCTGCTCGCCAACCCCCTCATCCACCGCACGAAGGTCGAGCAGCTGTGA
- a CDS encoding phosphoribosylaminoimidazolesuccinocarboxamide synthase, whose protein sequence is MTKTSKPLLRSEIPGLQLLVRGKVRDVYDLGERLLIVATDRLSAFDCVLPTPIPGKGALLTQLSSFWFRKTARIVPNHLLSSDLDEIQRELPRGVKLDAELYAGRVTLARKARRVDAECVVRGFLAGSAYKEYRASGSVCAEPLPAGLVESARLSSPLFTPSTKASVGHDENISRAHLAEAVGRETALELERLSLALFRTAAAHAEARGLLLADTKFEFGFIDKRLHLIDEALTPDSSRFWEKGAWKPGVSPESFDKQFVRDWLERCGWDKRPPAPPLPPEVVEGTASRYREAHRRLTE, encoded by the coding sequence ATGACCAAGACCTCCAAGCCGCTGCTCCGTTCCGAGATCCCCGGCCTCCAGCTCCTGGTCCGCGGCAAGGTCCGCGACGTCTACGACCTCGGCGAGCGCCTCCTCATCGTCGCCACCGACCGCCTCTCGGCCTTCGACTGCGTGCTGCCCACGCCCATCCCCGGCAAGGGCGCCCTGCTGACCCAGCTCTCGTCGTTCTGGTTCCGCAAGACCGCGCGCATCGTGCCCAACCACCTGCTCTCCTCCGACCTCGACGAGATCCAGCGCGAGCTCCCGCGCGGGGTCAAGCTCGACGCCGAGCTCTACGCCGGCCGCGTGACGCTGGCCCGCAAGGCGCGCCGCGTCGACGCGGAGTGCGTCGTCCGCGGCTTCCTCGCCGGCTCGGCCTACAAGGAGTACCGCGCCTCCGGCTCCGTCTGCGCAGAGCCGCTGCCCGCCGGCCTCGTCGAATCGGCCCGCCTCTCCTCGCCTCTCTTCACCCCCTCGACGAAGGCCTCGGTCGGACACGACGAGAACATCTCGCGAGCGCACCTCGCGGAGGCGGTCGGCCGCGAGACGGCGCTCGAGCTCGAGCGCCTGAGCCTCGCCCTCTTCCGCACCGCCGCCGCCCACGCCGAGGCGCGCGGCCTTCTGCTCGCGGACACCAAGTTCGAGTTCGGCTTCATCGACAAGCGCCTGCACCTCATCGACGAGGCCCTGACCCCCGACTCCTCGCGCTTCTGGGAGAAGGGCGCCTGGAAGCCCGGGGTCTCCCCCGAGAGTTTCGACAAGCAGTTCGTCCGGGACTGGCTCGAGCGCTGCGGCTGGGACAAGCGTCCCCCCGCGCCGCCCCTGCCGCCCGAGGTCGTCGAAGGCACGGCCTCGCGCTACCGCGAGGCGCACCGGAGGTTGACCGAATGA